The Streptomyces nigra genome includes the window GTGCCCCAGCCCGAGATGGACCGTCCCATGGACGCCGTGGACGTCGCCGCCGCCGCGGCGGCCGCGCTCGACGGGGCCGTGATGCACGGGATGCCGCCCTCGCCGATCGTCGCCGACCTCACCCAGGGCGTCAGCGTGGGCGACCGCGAGGAGACCACGCCCGTGCCGACGCCGGTCCCGGCCGCGCGGCCCCAGCAGGACCGGCTGCCCAAGCCGAAGGCCGCCGATCTCACCAAGAGCGAGGTCCCCGACCTCACCAAGGCCGCGCCGGTCCCCGACGAGATCCGCGATCTGCCCCCGCGCGCGGAGCAGCTGCAGCTGTCCGGCGACATCACTTACGCGCTGCCGTCGCTCGACCTGCTCGAACGCGGCGGACCCGGCAAGTCGCGCAGCGCCGCCAACGACGCCGTCGTCGCGTCGCTCACCACCGTCTTCACCGAGTTCAAGGTCGACGCCCGCGTCACCGGTTTCACGCGCGGGCCGACGGTCACGCGCTACGAGGTCGAGCTGGGCCCGGCCGTCAAGGTCGAGCGCATCACCGCGCTGACCAAGAACATCGCGTACGCCGTCGCCAGCCCGGACGTGCGGATCATCAGCCCGATCCCCGGCAAGTCGGCGGTCGGCATCGAGATCCCGAACACCGACCGCGAGATGGTCAACCTCGGTGACGTGCTGCGGCTCGCGGCCGCCGCCGAGGACGACCACCCGATGCTGGTCGCGCTCGGCAAGGACGTCGAGGGCGGCTACGTGATGGCCAACCTCGCGAAGATGCCGCACGTCCTGGTCGCCGGAGCCACCGGTTCCGGCAAGTCCTCGTGCATCAACTGCCTGATCACGTCGATCATGGTCCGCGCGACCCCCGAGGACGTCCGCATGGTCCTCGTCGACCCCAAGCGCGTCGAGCTGACCGCGTACGAGGGCATCCCTCACCTGATCACGCCGATCATCACCAACCCGAAGCGGGCCGCCGAGGCGCTGCAGTGGGTCGTCCGCGAGATGGACCTGCGGTACGACGACCTGGCGGCGTACGGCTACCGGCACATCGACGACTTCAACGAGGCCGTCCGCGCCGGCAAGGTGAAGGCCCCGGAGGGCAGTGAGCGCGAGCTGCAGCCCTACCCGTATCTGCTGGTCATCGTGGACGAGCTCGCCGACCTGATGATGGTCGCGCCGCGGGACGTGGAGGACGCCATCGTCCGCATCACGCAGCTCGCGCGCGCGGCCGGCATCCACCTGGTGCTCGCCACGCAGCGGCCGTCCGTCGATGTCGTCACCGGTCTGATCAAGGCGAACGTGCCCTCGCGGCTCGCCTTCGCCACGTCCTCCCTCGCCGACTCCCGCGTGATCCTCGACCAGCCGGGCGCCGAGAAGCTCATCGGCAAGGGCGACGGCCTGTTCCTGCCGATGGGCGCGAACAAGCCGACCCGTATGCAGGGCGCCTTCGTGACCGAGGAGGAGGTCGCGGCGGTCGTCCGGCACTGCAAGGACCAGATGGCACCCGTCTTCCGGGACGACGTGGTCGTCGGGACCAAGCAGAAGAAGGAGATCGACGAGGAGATCGGCGACGACCTCGACCTGCTGTGCCAGGCGGCGGAACTCGTGGTGTCCACGCAGTTCGGCTCGACGTCCATGCTCCAGCGCAAGCTGCGGGTCGGGTTCGCCAAGGCGGGGCGCCTGATGGACCTCATGGAGTCGCGGGGCATCGTGGGGCCGAGCGAGGGGTCGAAGGCGCGTGACGTCCTCGTGAAGGCCGACGAGCTGGACGGCGTGCTCGCGGTGATCCGCGGGGAGGCTTGAATGTGTCCCCCACGGGAAAGCGAACCCTTGGCGGGGAGCGGGTCGGGTAGGCGATGAGTCGATGCCTGATCGTGACTCACCCGTAGGGGATCATTGAGCAACCGTTTCCCTTCGGCGTACGTCAAGTTGAGCGAAACGACAAACTCTTGGCCGCCATCGGCGTGTCGGGCCCTACCGATGGCGTACAAAGTCCCACCGCCCGCTTGCCTCACCCTTTTGTCGCCCCCCTAGACTGAACCTCCAGCACAGGTGGCTCAACGCTCGAAAGGCGCCCCCGTGTCCATCGGCAACTCCCCTGAAGACGAGCGTCCGTTCGACGACGAGTCCGACGACTCCCGCCCCTCGATCGGCCATGCCCTGCGGCAGGCCCGTCTCGACGCCGGGTTGACCGTCGACGACGTCAGTACCGCCACCCGGGTCCGCATCGCCATCGTGCAGGCCATCGAGGCGGACGACTTCGCCCCCTGTGGCGGCGACGTGTACGCCCGTGGCCACATCCGGACCCTGGCCAAGGCCGTCCACCTCGATCCCGCCCCGCTGCTCGCCCAGTACGACGCCTCCCACGGCGGGCGCCCCGCGCCGACCCCGGCCGCCCCCCTGTTCGAGGCGGAGCGCATCCGTCCGGAGCGGCGTGGGCCGAACTGGACCGCGGCCATGGTCGCCGCGATCGTCGCCGTGATCGGGTTCGTCGGCTTCACCGCCTTCAAGGGGGACGGCGAGGGCGGGAAGACCCCCGTCGCCGAGGGCGGCTCCACGCCGTCGGCCGACAAGGGCACCCCGACGCCCAAGACCGACAAGCCGAAGGACACCAAGCCCGAGCCGTCCGACAGCGCCATCGCCGCCGTTCCGCAGGACAAGGTGACCGTGCAGGTCAGCGCCGCCGACGGACGCAGCTGGGTCGCCGCCAAGGACCACAACGGCCGGCTGCTCTTCGACGGCCTGCTCAAGCAGGGCGCCACCAAGACCTTCCAGGACAGCGAGAAGATCAACCTGGTCCTCGGCGACGCCGGCGCGATCGACCTGTACGTCAACGGCAAGAAGATCGAGGACGACTGGCAGCCGGGCGCCGTCGAGCGCCTGACCTACACGAAGGGCGACCCGCAGGCCGGCTAGGCCTGGCCGGCGGGGAGCGCCGCGACGGGGGCGGCCGGGATCGGCCAACCCCGTCGACATGGGCTGTCACTGAGACAAAGTAGTCTTGAGCCCATGCCTGAACGCCGTACCGTCGCACTGGTCACTCTTGGCTGCGCCCGCAACGAGGTGGACTCGGAGGAGCTCGCAGGCCGCTTGGAGGCGGACGGCTGGGACCTCGTGGAGGACGCCGCCGACGCGGACGTCGCCGTCGTCAACACCTGCGGCTTCGTCGACGCCGCCAAGAAGGACTCCGTCGACGCCCTCCTGGAGGCCAACGATCTCAAGGGCCACGGGAGAACCCAGGCCGTCGTGGCGGTGGGCTGCATGGCCGAGCGGTACGGGAAGGACCTCGCCGAGGCCCTTCCCGAGGCCGACGGCGTGCTCGGCTTCGACGACTACGCCGACATCTCCGACCGCCTGCAGACCATCCTGTCCGGCGGCATCCACGCCGCCCACACCCCGCGCGACCGGCGCAAGCTCCTGCCGATCAGCCCGGCCGAACGGCAGGAGTCCGCTGCCGGTGTCGCACTGCCCGGGCACGCCCCCGTCGACCTTCCGGACGGGCTCGCCCCGGCCTCCGGTCCTCGCGCGCCCCTGCGCCGCCGTCTCGACGGCGCCCCGGTCGCCTCGGTGAAGCTGGCCTCCGGCTGCGACCGGCGCTGCTCGTTCTGCGCCATCCCGTCCTTCCGCGGCTCCTTCATCTCGCGCCGCCCGAGCGACGTGCTGAACGAGACGCGGTGGCTCGCCGAGCAGGGCGTCAAGGAGATCATGCTGGTCTCCGAGAACAACACCTCGTACGGCAAGGACCTCGGCGACATCCGTCTGCTGGAGTCCCTGCTGCCCGAGCTCGCCGAGGTCGACGGTCTCGAGCGCGTCCGCGTCAGCTATCTGCAGCCGGCCGAGATGCGGCCCGGCCTGATCGACGTCCTCACCTCGACGCCGAAGGTCGCCCCCTACTTCGACCTCTCCTTCCAGCACTCCGCGCCCGACGTGCTGCGCGCGATGCGCCGCTTCGGCGACACCGACCGCTTCCTGGAGCTGCTGGACACCATCCGCGCCAAGGCGCCCCAGGCCGGTGTGCGCTCCAACTTCATCGTGGGCTTCCCCGGCGAGACCGAGGCCGACCTCGCCGAGCTGGAGCGCTTCCTGAACGGCGCCCGGCTCGACGCGATCGGCGTCTTCGGCTACTCCGACGAGGAGGGCACCGAGGCCGCCACCTACGACGGCAAGCTGCCCGAGGACGTCGTCGCCGAGCGGCTGGCCCGGGTGTCCCGGCTGGCCGAGGAGCTGGTCTCCCAGCGCGCCGAGGAGCGCCTCGGCGAGACCGTGCACGTGCTGGTCGAGTCCATCGACGAGGACGGCGTGTACGGGCGCGGTGCGCACCAGGCGCCGGAGACGGACGGCCAGGTGCTGCTCACGAGCGGCGCGGGCCTGAGCATCGGTCGTATGGTCGAGGCGAAGGTGGTCGGCACCGAAGGTGTCGACCTGGTGGCCGAACCCCTCGACGGCGCGTTGTCGTGTAGTGAGGAGGCGGGCAGATGACCGGAGTTCCGGCGTCCGCCGCGGGCGGCCCCTCCCCGGCGGGTGCGACGGGCAAGGTGAGCGCGGTGGGTACGACGGGGAAGGCGAACCCGACGGGTGCGTCCAAGGCCGGTGCGGCCCGGCCCGCGGGTGCCGACCAGGGCGCCGAGGGCGACGCCCGGCCCGTGCGCGGCGGCAAGATCGCGGCCGCGGCCGTCAACCAGGCCAGCATCTGGAACATCGCCAATCTGCTGACCATGCTCCGGCTGCTCCTGGTGCCGGCGTTCGTCATGCTGATGCTGGCCGACGGCGGTTACGACCCCGCCTGGCGCTCGTTCGCCTGGGCGGCCTTCGCCATCGCCATGATCACCGACCTGTTCGACGGGCATCTGGCGCGGGCGTACGACCTGGTCACCGACTTCGGCAAGATCGCGGACCCCATCGCCGACAAGGCGATCATGGGCGCGGCCCTCATCTGCCTGTCCGCCCTCGGCGACCTGCCCTGGTGGGTCACGGGTGTGATCCTCGGCCGGGAACTCGGGATCACCCTGCTGCGTTTCATCGTCATCCGGTACGGCGTCATCCCGGCGAGCCGCGGCGGCAAGCTGAAGACGCTCACGCAGGGCGTGGCCGTCGGCATGTACATCCTGGCGCTGACGGGCTGGCTGGCGACGCTGCGCTGGTGGGTGATGGCCGCCGCCGTCGTGCTGACGGTGGTGACCGGGCTGGACTATGTGAGACAGGCCATTGTGCTGCGGCGGCAGGGAATCGCGGAGCGCAGGGCAGCGTTGGAGGAGACCGAAGCGTGAACTCTCGCGCCGCGGACGTCGTGCGACTACTCACGGTGAGGGGCGAGACCCTTGCCGTCGCCGAGTCGCTGACCGGCGGCCTGGTCGCGGCGGACATCACCGGCGTTCCGGGGGCGTCCAAGGTCTTCCGCGGATCGGTGACGGCCTACGCCACCGAGCTCAAGCACCGGATGCTCGGCGTGGACGCCACTTTGCTGGAGCAGCGCGGAGCGGTGGACCCGCAGGTCGCGGCCCAGATGGCGGCCGGTGCGCGCAAGGCGCTGGGAGCCGACTGGGGCATCGCCACGACCGGTGTGGCCGGGCCGGACCCGCAGGACGGACAGCCCGTGGGCACCGTCTTCGTGGCCGTCGACGGGCCGGTCCGCCCGGATTCCGGTTCCGCCGGTGGCGGAAAAGTGGAGGCCCTGCGGTTGAACGGCGGCCGGGCGGAAATTCGTATGGAGAGTGTACGGAGCGTGCTCGCACTGCTTCTGAGGGAGCTGGCGGGCGAACACAGTGGGAATGAGCGGGCACAGGATACGGAACGGAACGGGGGGTTTTGATGTTTGCAGCCCTGAGTGAACACGACATCGCTCCCCGCACGGCCGCGGCGCAAGGCGGTACGGTGGGGCGAGAAGGATGCGGCTACGCGGTCCGAGGAGGGAGCCACCGATGATTCTGCTCCGTCGCCTGCTGGGTGACGTGCTGCGTCGGCAGCGCCAGCGCCAGGGCCGTACTCTGCGCGAAGTCTCCTCGTCCGCCCGAGTCTCACTCGGCTATCTCTCCGAGGTGGAGCGGGGGCAGAAGGAGGCTTCCTCCGAGCTGCTCGCCGCGATCTGCGACGCGCTGGACGTACGGATGTCCGAGCTCATGCGGGAAGTGAGCGACGAGCTCGCCCTCGCCGAGCTGGCCCAGTCTGCTGCGGCCACCCCCAGCGAGCCTGTACCCACGTCGGTGCGTCCGATGCTGGGTTCCGTATCGGTGACCGGTGTGCCACCGGAACGGGTGACCATCAAGGCGCCGTCCGAAGCGGTCGACGTCGTCGCCGCGTGACGGTGCCACCCGAGCGTGTGAACTGACCATGCGCTAAGTGTCGTGTGAGGCCCCGGCCAGGGCTCCTCCAGTCGGATCTGGAGAGTGCGGGTCGGGGTTTCGTGCTGTCCGGGCTCCCGTGAGCCGTCGGGGTGCGCTTGCCGAGGTGCTCTGCGCCGGTCAGGGTGGACGTGTGACGGCGCATGACGCGCGGTGACCAGGTCGCCGGCGCCGTGCGCTCGGGCCGTCGGTGTGCCTCTGTCGGGGCTGGATCCGGCGCCGGGCTGGAGGTGAGCGGATGGCACGGCCCATGGCGCGCTGGGGGGTGGCCCTCGCGGGCGGGGCGCTGTGGTGGTGGGCCGTGGTGCGGCTCGTGTGCGTGCCGGGCGCGGGAGCGCTGGAGGCGGCCGTCGCCGCCGGCGGCTGGGGGCTGAGCCTGCTGCCGGTGCACTGTGAGCCGAAGGAGCAGGCGGACGGGGCCGTGGATGCGCGGCAGTGGGTGCGGGCTTGGCGGGCGGGGAGGGTGGGGCGGCGCGCGGGGTCTGCGGGGCCTGTGGAGAGGGCGTAGGGGGCTTGGCCGGGGCAGAGGGCGGTGGGGCGTGTGGGGGAGGCGTAGGGCGTACGGAGGTGCGGGTAGTGCGGGCTGTGCGGGAGCGCGCGGGGTGCGCGGAGGTGCGTGGGCGCGCTACCACGGCATCGCCACGCCGCCGTTCGGACGCAGGATCTGCCCCGTGGTGAACGACGAGGCGTCGGACGCCAGATGGAGCACCGTGTGGGCGACGTCCTCCGGTTCGCCGACCCGGCCCAGCGGTGACCTACGAGCCATGGACGACTCCGTCCGCGCCTGTACGGCGTCGTCGTGCCGTTCGGTCATCGGGGTGCGGATCCAGCCCGGAGCGACCGCGTTCACACGGATGCCGTGCGGGCCCAGCTCCGCCGCGAGGGTCTTCGTCAGCTGGACCACCGCCGCCTTGGCGGCGCCGTAGCAGAGCAGCCCTGGTGCTCCGGTGTCCACGGCGCCCGAGGCCATCGTGACGATGCTGCCGGCGATCCGACGGTCGAGCATGGCGCGGGCCGCCTCCTGACAGGCGTACAGCACTCCCTTGAAGTTGACGCTCAGCACGCGGTCCAGGTCCTCGTCACGGGTCTCCAGGACGGGGCTGCTGTGCATGATCCCGGCGATCGCGGCCATCACGTCCAGCCGTTCGCAGGAGGCGACGGCCTGGTGGAGCCGGGCGCGGTCCGTCACGTCGAGGTGGTGGGTGCGGGCGCTGCCTCCGTCGGCTTTGATCAGGTCCGCCGTCTCGTGCAGGCCCTGTGCGTCGCGGTCGGCGCAGTGCACGGTGGCGCCTGCTTGCGCGAGCAGGACGGCCGAGGCGCGACCGATGCCTCCTGCGGCGCCGGTGACGAAGGCGGTGCGTCCGGTGAGGTCGTACGCCGTGACGGGCATGAGGGGACCGTAGGGGCGTATCTGATGGGTCGTCAACTGGTCGGGCGGGCCTGGTCTCCAAGGCGGGATGTACCGGTCGGGGCCGGGCCCGCCTGGCAGTTCGGGCACCAGTACGTGGGGCGTTCGCGGGAGCCGTCGCCCTGCTGGGCCACGCGGATCCGGGTGCCGCAGCGTGCGCAGGGGCGTCTGGCGCGGCCGTACACGAAGAGGTCCTGGCCGCGCAGGCCCGTGGTCTTGCGGACCGGGCGGTCGCGGTTGGCTTCCAGGAGCTTCTTGCCGAGCAGCGGCAGTTGGGCGGTGTGCTCGGCGGGGAGCGCGCCGACCGGCAGCCAGGGGGTGACGCGCAGCAGGAAGCAGATCTCGCTCTTGTAGACGTTGCCGACGCCGGCGAGATTGCGCTGGTCCAGCAGGGCTTCGCCGAGCGCGCGGTCGGGGTCGGCGAGCAGGTTGGCCAGGGCGCGGTCCGGGTCCCAGTCGGGGCCCAGGAGGTCGGGGCCGAGGTGCCCGACCACGGTGTCCTCCTCCGTGGTGCGCAGGACCTCCAGGACGGGGAGGCGGTACCCGACGGCCGTACGGGCCGGGCGCGCCTCGGGGGTGGCCGCGCCGGGGTCGGGGGTGGTGGTCAGGACGGCTCGGATCTGGTGGACGGGGCCGCCCGTCCAGAGCTGTTCGTCGGCGAAGATCCGCCAGGAGCCCTCCATGCCGAGGTGCGAGTGGATCGTGATCCCGCCCTCGACCCGGGTGAGGAGGTGCTTGCCTCGGGCGGTGACGTCCAGGACGGTACGGCCCGCCAGGTCGACCAGGGCGAACTTCGGTACCCGGAAGTCGCTCAGGGCCAGCACACGGCCCGCGAGGGCGGTGTGGAGCCGCTTCGCGGATTGCCAGACCGTGTCACCTTCGGGCATGTCTCAAGGGTGACATGAGGGGGCGGGGAGCATGGTGGTGAGCCGGGGCGGGGGAGGGGGCGGCGTCAGGCACGGAGGCGGAGTCTTCCCTGGGGTCGCGGCTGGGCTCCGGCACGGAGGCGGAAGTCTTCCTGGGGGTGCGGCTGGGCTCAGGCACGGAGGCGGAGGCCTCTCGGGGTCGCGATGAAGCCCGCCGCCTCCAGGAGCGTGCCCACGGGGGACGTCAGGGCCTGTGCGCCGTTCACCCGCTCCACCGTGACCGTGCCGAGCGAACCCGCCTGGGCGGCGGTCGCCAGGGCCTCGGCTGCGGCCCGCAGACGGGGGTCGTCGGCGGGTTCGGTGTCCGGGGTGGACGGCCAGGCGAGCAGAGTCTTCCCACCGCGCTCCATGTAGAGGGTGAGCTCGCCGTCCACGAGGACCACGAGGGAGCCCGCCTTGCGGCCCGGCTTGTGCCCGGCGCCGGTGGGCGGCTCGGGCCAGGGGAGGGCGGCGCCGTACGCGTTCGCCGGGTCGGCCGCGGCGAGGACGACGGCCCTGCTGCCCGGGGCGGGGCGGTTGCGGCGGGCCGGAGCGCCGTTCTGCCATGGGCCGCCGGGCGGGCGGCGGTTGTCGGCCGCGCGGTCCAGGGGTGAGACGTACTCGTCCGGCTTGAGCCGGTCCAGGTGCGCGTCGAGGAAGTCGTGGTCGAGGTCGGGGATGTCGTAGGACGGGCCGCCGTCCGTGTCCCTCGGGGTGCCGCCGGAGCCGTCCGTGCCCGTGGTAGGGGGGCCGGGCAGGTCCTCGCCGCGGTCGCGGGCGTTGGACACTGCGCGCAGCCGGTCCACCGCGCCGTCCATCGCGAACTGCGCGGCGCCCAGGCCCTCCACGACATAGCCGCGGCGGGCCTGGCCGCTCTCCTCGAAGGCGGCCAGGACGCGGTACGTCGCCGAGAAGCCGCCCTCGACGCCCTCGGCGGCGACCGCGCCGCGCGTCACCACGCCGTGCCGGTCCAGGAGGGTGCGGGCCAGGGCGTGCGCCCGCACGGTCGCGTCCGGTTCCTGCGCCGGCAGCAGGGACCAGCGGCCGGCGACGGTCGGCGGGCCGGTGCGGGACGCGGTGCGGGCTGCGGCGGTCAGTGAGCCGTAACGGCCGCGCGGGACGGTGCGCTTGGCGCGGTGTGCCGTGGACCCGGCGGTGCGGCCCGAGCCCAGCAGGGAGCGCAGCGGCGCGAGCGTGTCGTTCGTCAGCCGGCCCGACCAGGCGAGGTCCCAGAGGGCGTCGGCGAGCTGTGGATCCGTGGCCTCCGGGTGAGTCGTGGCGCGGATCTGGTCGGCGATCTGACGGAAGAACAGGCCGTAGCCGCCGGACAGGGTGTCCAGGATCGACTGGTGGAGGGCCGTCAGCTCCAGGGGGTGGGGCTGCGGCAGCAGCAGCGGGGCCGCGTCCGCCATGTAGAGGGACACCCAGCCGTCCTTTCCCGGCAGCGAGCCCGCCCCCGCCCATACGACCTCGCCGGCGGCGGTGAGTTCGTCGAGCATCGCGGGCTGGTAGCCGGCGACCCGGGAGGGCAGGACGAGCTTCTCCAGCGCGGACGCGGGCACGGACGCGCCCTGCAACTGCTCGATGGCGCGGACCAGTCCGTCGATGCCGCGCAGGCCGTGCCCCTTGCCGATGTGCTGCCACTGCGGCAGGAACTGGGCGAGGGCGCCCGGCGGCACCGGCTCCAGCTCATGCCGGAGCGCCGCGAGGGAGCGGCGGCGCAACCGCCGCAGCACTGTGGCGTCGCACCACTCCTGACCGATGCCGGCGGGATGGAACTCGCCCTGCACCACACGCCCGCTCGCGGCCAGCCGCTGCAGCGCGCCGTCGGTGATCGCCACGCCCAGGCCGAAGCGGGCCGCCGCCGTGGCCGATGTGAACGGGCCGTGGGTGCGGGCGTAGCGCGCGAGGAGGTCGCCGAGCGGATCCTTGACCGGCTCGGTGAAGGCTTCCGGGACGCCGACGGGCAGCGCCGTGCCCAGCGCGTCGCGCAGCCGGCCCGCGTCCTCGATCGCCGCCCAGTGGTCGGCGCCGCCGATCCGCACCTTGATGGCCCTGCGGGCGCCGGCCAGCTCCTGCGCCCAGGCCGGCTCCGCGCCCCGCTCGGCCAGCTCGGCGTCGGTGAGCGGTCCGAGGAGGCGCAGGAGGTCCGCGACGCCCTCGACGTCCTTGATCCGGCGGTCCTCGGTGAGCCACTGCAGCTCGCGCTCCAGCTCGGTGAGCACCTCGGCGTCCAGCAGCTCGCGCAGCTCCGCCTGGCCGAGCAGCTCGGCCAGCAGCCGTGAGTCGAGCGACAGGGCGGCGGCGCGGCGCTCGGCGAGCGGCGAGTCCCCCTCGTAGAGGAACTGGGCGACGTATCCGAAGAGGAGGGAGCGGGCGAAGGGGGACGGCTCGGGGGTCGTGACCTCGACCAGCCGCACCTTGCGGGCCTCCAGGTCGCCCATCAGCTCCACGAGCCCCGGGACGTCGAAGACGTCCTGGAGGCATTCTCGGACCGCCTCCAGGACGATCGGGAACGAACCGAACTCGCTCGCCACCTCCAGCAGTTGCGCGGCGCGCTGACGCTGCTGCCACAAGGGAGTGCGCCTGCCGGGGTTGCGGCGCGGCAGCAGCAGCGCGCGCGCCGCGCACTCGCGGAAACGGGACGCGAACAGCGCCGAGCCGCCCACCTGGTCGGTGACGACCTGGTCGACGTCGCCCTTGTCGAAGACGACGTCCGCCGCGCCCACCGGCGCCTGGTCGGAGTCGTACTCCCGGCCGGCCCTCCCGGGCTCCTGGTCCAGCAGGTCGAGGCCCATGAGGTCGGCGTCCGGCAGCCGCAGCACGATGCCGTCGTCGGCGTGCATGACCTGCGCGTCCATGCCGTAGCGCTCGGACAGTTTCGCGCCGAGGGCCAGGGCCCAGGGGGCGTGGACCTGCGCGCCGAACGGGGAGTGCACGACCACACGCCAGTCGCCCAGCTCGTCACGGAAACGCTCGACGACGATCGTGCGGTCGTCGGGGACGTGTCCGCACGCCTCGCGCTGCTCGTCCAGGTACGACAGCACGTTGTCCGCGGCCCAGGCGTCCAGGCCGGCGGTGACCAGGCGCAGCCGGGCGTCCTCCTTGGACAGCGAACCGACCTCGCGCAGGAACGCGCCCACCGCGCGGCCCAGCTCCAGCGGGCGGCCCAGCTGGTCGCCCTTCCAGAACGGCAGCCGGCCCGGCACGCCCGGAGCGGGGGAGACCAGGACGCGGTCCCGTGTGATGTCCTCGATCCGCCACGAGCTGGTGCCGAGCGTGAAGACGTCGCCGACACGGGACTCGTAGACCATCTCCTCGTCCAGCTCGCCGACCCGGCCGCCGCCCTTCTTCGGGTCGGACCCGGCGAGGAACACCCCGAACAGGCCCCGGTCGGGGATGGTGCCGCCGGAGGTGACGGCGAGGCGCTGGGCGCCAGGACGGCCGGTGATGGTGCCGGCGACCCGGTCCCACACCACCCGCGGGCGCAGCTCCGCGAAGGCGTCGGACGGATAGCGGCCCGCGAGCATGTCGAGGACCGCCGTGAACGCCGACTCGGGCAGCGACGCGAAGGGCGCGGCCCGGCGGACCAGCGCGAGGAGGTCGTCGACCTGCCAGGTGTCCATGGCCGTCATGGCGACCAGCTGCTGCGCGAGGACGTCCAGCGGGTTCGCCGGGACGCGCAGGGACTCGATGGCGCCGGTGCGCATGCGCTCGGTGACGACGGCGGCCTGGACGAGGTCGCCCCGGTACTTCGGGAAGACCACGCCGGTGGAGACGGCACCGACCTGGTGCCCCGCGCGGCCCACGCGCTGCAGGCCGGAGGCCACGGACGGCGGCGACTCGACCTGGACGACGAGGTCCACCGCGCCCATGTCGATGCCCAGCTCGAGGCTGGAGGTGGCGACGACCGCGGGCAGACGGCCCGCCTTGAGGTCCTCCTCCACCAGGGCGCGCTGCTCCTTGGAGACCGAGCCGTGGTGCGCGCGGGCGATGACCGCGGGCGCGCCCTGGGCGGCGCCGGAGCCGCCCATCAGCTCCGCCGGGGAGTGGTGCTCGACCAGGGTCTCGCCGGTGGCCCGCTCGTAGGCGATCTCGTTCAGGCGGTTGCACAGACGCTCGGCGAGACGGCGGGAGTTGGCGAAGACGATCGTGGAGCGGTGCGACTGGACGAGGTCGGTGATCCGCTCCTCGACATGCGGCCAGATCGAGGGGCGCTCCTTGCCCTCGGAGCCGTCGGCCACCGGGGAGCCGCCCAGCTCGCCCAGGTCCTCGACGGGGACGACGACCGACAGGTCGAACTCCTTG containing:
- a CDS encoding CinA family protein, which translates into the protein MNSRAADVVRLLTVRGETLAVAESLTGGLVAADITGVPGASKVFRGSVTAYATELKHRMLGVDATLLEQRGAVDPQVAAQMAAGARKALGADWGIATTGVAGPDPQDGQPVGTVFVAVDGPVRPDSGSAGGGKVEALRLNGGRAEIRMESVRSVLALLLRELAGEHSGNERAQDTERNGGF
- the rimO gene encoding 30S ribosomal protein S12 methylthiotransferase RimO, yielding MPERRTVALVTLGCARNEVDSEELAGRLEADGWDLVEDAADADVAVVNTCGFVDAAKKDSVDALLEANDLKGHGRTQAVVAVGCMAERYGKDLAEALPEADGVLGFDDYADISDRLQTILSGGIHAAHTPRDRRKLLPISPAERQESAAGVALPGHAPVDLPDGLAPASGPRAPLRRRLDGAPVASVKLASGCDRRCSFCAIPSFRGSFISRRPSDVLNETRWLAEQGVKEIMLVSENNTSYGKDLGDIRLLESLLPELAEVDGLERVRVSYLQPAEMRPGLIDVLTSTPKVAPYFDLSFQHSAPDVLRAMRRFGDTDRFLELLDTIRAKAPQAGVRSNFIVGFPGETEADLAELERFLNGARLDAIGVFGYSDEEGTEAATYDGKLPEDVVAERLARVSRLAEELVSQRAEERLGETVHVLVESIDEDGVYGRGAHQAPETDGQVLLTSGAGLSIGRMVEAKVVGTEGVDLVAEPLDGALSCSEEAGR
- a CDS encoding SDR family NAD(P)-dependent oxidoreductase, yielding MPVTAYDLTGRTAFVTGAAGGIGRASAVLLAQAGATVHCADRDAQGLHETADLIKADGGSARTHHLDVTDRARLHQAVASCERLDVMAAIAGIMHSSPVLETRDEDLDRVLSVNFKGVLYACQEAARAMLDRRIAGSIVTMASGAVDTGAPGLLCYGAAKAAVVQLTKTLAAELGPHGIRVNAVAPGWIRTPMTERHDDAVQARTESSMARRSPLGRVGEPEDVAHTVLHLASDASSFTTGQILRPNGGVAMPW
- a CDS encoding helix-turn-helix domain-containing protein — encoded protein: MILLRRLLGDVLRRQRQRQGRTLREVSSSARVSLGYLSEVERGQKEASSELLAAICDALDVRMSELMREVSDELALAELAQSAAATPSEPVPTSVRPMLGSVSVTGVPPERVTIKAPSEAVDVVAA
- the pgsA gene encoding CDP-diacylglycerol--glycerol-3-phosphate 3-phosphatidyltransferase → MTGVPASAAGGPSPAGATGKVSAVGTTGKANPTGASKAGAARPAGADQGAEGDARPVRGGKIAAAAVNQASIWNIANLLTMLRLLLVPAFVMLMLADGGYDPAWRSFAWAAFAIAMITDLFDGHLARAYDLVTDFGKIADPIADKAIMGAALICLSALGDLPWWVTGVILGRELGITLLRFIVIRYGVIPASRGGKLKTLTQGVAVGMYILALTGWLATLRWWVMAAAVVLTVVTGLDYVRQAIVLRRQGIAERRAALEETEA
- a CDS encoding DNA translocase FtsK; this encodes MASRSSAAKKPPAKKAAASAKAPAKKAAARKAPAKKAPAKKAAARKAAPPAKPAPSPTGGVYRLVRAVWLGLAHAVGAVFRGIGQGAKNLDPAHRKDGVALLLLGLSLIVAAGTWSNLRGPVGDLVEIIVTGAFGRLDLLVPILLAVVAVRFIRHPEKPEANGRIVIGLSALVIGVLGQVHIAVGSPARSAGMQAIRDAGGLIGWGAATPLTYTMGDVLAVPLLVLLTVFGLLVVTATPVNAIPQRLRLLGVKLGLLPDPEDDEDFTEDDERYDEQWREALPAARGRKRGRAREPYDPEDAEQEALSRRRGRPRRSAVPQPEMDRPMDAVDVAAAAAAALDGAVMHGMPPSPIVADLTQGVSVGDREETTPVPTPVPAARPQQDRLPKPKAADLTKSEVPDLTKAAPVPDEIRDLPPRAEQLQLSGDITYALPSLDLLERGGPGKSRSAANDAVVASLTTVFTEFKVDARVTGFTRGPTVTRYEVELGPAVKVERITALTKNIAYAVASPDVRIISPIPGKSAVGIEIPNTDREMVNLGDVLRLAAAAEDDHPMLVALGKDVEGGYVMANLAKMPHVLVAGATGSGKSSCINCLITSIMVRATPEDVRMVLVDPKRVELTAYEGIPHLITPIITNPKRAAEALQWVVREMDLRYDDLAAYGYRHIDDFNEAVRAGKVKAPEGSERELQPYPYLLVIVDELADLMMVAPRDVEDAIVRITQLARAAGIHLVLATQRPSVDVVTGLIKANVPSRLAFATSSLADSRVILDQPGAEKLIGKGDGLFLPMGANKPTRMQGAFVTEEEVAAVVRHCKDQMAPVFRDDVVVGTKQKKEIDEEIGDDLDLLCQAAELVVSTQFGSTSMLQRKLRVGFAKAGRLMDLMESRGIVGPSEGSKARDVLVKADELDGVLAVIRGEA
- a CDS encoding helix-turn-helix domain-containing protein — translated: MSIGNSPEDERPFDDESDDSRPSIGHALRQARLDAGLTVDDVSTATRVRIAIVQAIEADDFAPCGGDVYARGHIRTLAKAVHLDPAPLLAQYDASHGGRPAPTPAAPLFEAERIRPERRGPNWTAAMVAAIVAVIGFVGFTAFKGDGEGGKTPVAEGGSTPSADKGTPTPKTDKPKDTKPEPSDSAIAAVPQDKVTVQVSAADGRSWVAAKDHNGRLLFDGLLKQGATKTFQDSEKINLVLGDAGAIDLYVNGKKIEDDWQPGAVERLTYTKGDPQAG